One window of the uncultured Fusobacterium sp. genome contains the following:
- a CDS encoding glycosyltransferase family 52: MERVFLYDMDRVLLIFLLLANLERDNITYVTYEGKEKILEKLSGRKVILEKSKMYAKNPKFNRFKMSSYIGEIRGELAPLLKRIRKGEAKLYGMDNLELGKRVFYKEKIHVIEEGTLNYMPYKAAPKKWKERIQDLIAMIYGIGERKVLMGYGDKVEKIYLTSDLCDKIPVGLEEKAEVIDLKELWKSKSENEKQLIKEVFNFNDEIFNKVSGDTVMLFTQPMSEDGIISEERKIELYEKVIDKYPDKSIIIKAHPREKTDYSKYFPNCYVMKEKYPTELLGVMGIKLDRVITLFSTAVFGFGKDVAIDFYGTEIDDKLFERFGSCDNIMVRNAKL; the protein is encoded by the coding sequence ATGGAGAGAGTATTTCTTTATGATATGGACAGAGTTTTACTTATATTTTTACTTTTAGCTAACTTAGAGAGGGATAATATAACTTATGTAACTTATGAAGGAAAAGAAAAAATTTTAGAGAAACTTTCTGGAAGAAAAGTTATCTTAGAAAAATCTAAGATGTATGCTAAAAATCCTAAGTTTAATAGATTTAAAATGTCTAGCTATATTGGAGAAATAAGGGGAGAATTAGCTCCACTTTTAAAGAGAATAAGAAAAGGGGAAGCTAAACTTTATGGAATGGACAATTTAGAATTGGGAAAGAGAGTATTTTATAAGGAAAAAATTCATGTTATAGAGGAAGGAACTCTAAACTATATGCCGTATAAGGCAGCTCCCAAAAAATGGAAAGAGAGAATACAAGATTTAATAGCCATGATATATGGAATTGGAGAGAGAAAAGTTTTAATGGGGTATGGAGATAAGGTAGAAAAGATATATTTAACTTCTGATCTATGTGATAAAATTCCTGTTGGCTTGGAAGAAAAGGCAGAAGTTATAGACTTAAAAGAGTTGTGGAAGAGCAAAAGTGAGAATGAGAAACAGCTTATAAAAGAGGTATTTAATTTTAATGATGAAATTTTTAATAAGGTGAGTGGAGATACTGTTATGCTTTTTACTCAACCTATGTCAGAGGATGGTATAATTTCTGAGGAGAGAAAGATAGAACTATATGAAAAAGTAATTGATAAATATCCTGATAAATCAATTATAATTAAAGCTCATCCTAGAGAAAAAACAGACTATTCTAAATACTTTCCTAATTGTTATGTAATGAAAGAAAAATATCCTACAGAACTTTTAGGAGTGATGGGAATAAAATTAGATAGAGTAATTACTCTTTTCTCCACAGCTGTTTTTGGCTTTGGTAAAGATGTAGCAATAGATTTTTATGGAACAGAGATAGATGATAAACTATTTGAAAGATTTGGAAGTTGTGATAA
- a CDS encoding sigma 54-interacting transcriptional regulator: MDVSLLHIKEDVNRYVNIISNLINVDVGVVDKNMTRVTGTGLYKNIAGVSALGSVYKNTLLTGETHIIENPRTHILCSQCKDKENCKEKLEISTPIYCQNEIVGVLGLVCFNDEQKKKIIANIESYLNFTKQIAEFIGIKFFEYQEKLLQVDKEKTLRAIIESINKGVIVSDKNNTILSVNQIAMKKLEIHEDCIGKSVLMISQNDYLMNEEIFKLIIANKEFTVVGKLISLTSVDNKRNNVFIFEDMKKINKNIAEITSNTNVISLNDIYGNSIATKNLKENILKVADTSSTVLITGESGTGKELVARSLHSHSSRRDKPFVVINCSAIPDSLLESELFGYVKGAFTGADNSGRMGKFELANTGVIFLDEIGDMPLYLQAKILRVIQEKKIERIGSNKSVDLDIRIIAASNVDLEQKIREQKFRSDLYYRLNVIPIKLLPLRERKDDILPIVEKLIAKYNRVTNKYISTIDEDVKNVLLTYDWPGNVRELENVIELMFNMSGNSSVLNKNLLPESLFKRDENKSLDFKLNEKEENSELEDFEVIEKRYILKALEKYGDTTEAKKSISDKMGIGLTTLYRKMKKFGIN, encoded by the coding sequence ATGGATGTTTCATTATTACATATAAAAGAAGATGTAAATAGATATGTAAATATTATTTCAAATTTAATAAATGTTGATGTAGGAGTAGTAGATAAAAATATGACAAGAGTTACTGGAACAGGACTCTATAAAAATATTGCTGGAGTATCTGCTTTGGGAAGTGTCTATAAGAACACTCTATTAACTGGAGAAACTCATATTATTGAAAATCCTAGAACTCACATACTTTGTTCTCAATGTAAGGATAAAGAGAATTGTAAAGAGAAATTAGAGATATCTACACCTATATATTGTCAAAATGAAATTGTTGGGGTTTTGGGATTAGTTTGTTTTAATGATGAGCAAAAGAAAAAAATCATAGCTAATATAGAATCTTATTTAAATTTTACTAAGCAGATAGCTGAATTTATAGGTATAAAATTCTTTGAATATCAAGAGAAACTTTTGCAAGTTGATAAAGAAAAAACTTTAAGAGCTATAATAGAAAGTATCAATAAAGGAGTTATAGTCAGTGATAAAAATAATACAATTTTAAGTGTAAATCAGATAGCAATGAAAAAATTAGAGATACATGAAGATTGTATAGGAAAATCTGTTTTAATGATAAGTCAGAATGATTATTTAATGAATGAAGAGATTTTTAAGCTGATAATAGCTAATAAAGAGTTTACAGTGGTTGGAAAATTAATATCTCTAACTTCTGTGGATAATAAAAGAAATAATGTTTTCATATTTGAAGATATGAAAAAAATAAATAAAAATATAGCAGAGATTACAAGTAATACCAATGTGATCTCATTAAATGACATATATGGAAATTCTATAGCAACTAAGAATTTAAAAGAGAATATATTAAAGGTTGCTGACACCTCTTCAACTGTTTTAATAACAGGAGAAAGTGGAACTGGAAAGGAATTAGTAGCTCGTTCTCTTCACTCACATAGTAGCAGAAGAGATAAACCATTTGTAGTTATTAACTGTTCGGCTATTCCAGATTCACTTTTAGAGAGTGAACTTTTTGGATATGTAAAGGGAGCTTTTACAGGGGCAGATAATAGTGGAAGAATGGGAAAATTTGAGCTTGCTAATACTGGGGTAATATTTTTAGATGAGATTGGAGATATGCCACTATATTTACAAGCTAAAATTTTAAGAGTGATTCAAGAGAAAAAGATAGAAAGAATTGGGTCTAATAAAAGTGTAGATTTAGATATAAGAATAATTGCTGCTAGTAATGTAGATTTAGAACAAAAAATAAGAGAGCAAAAATTTAGAAGTGATTTGTACTATAGATTAAATGTAATACCTATAAAACTTCTTCCATTGAGGGAGAGAAAAGATGATATTTTACCAATAGTAGAAAAGTTAATAGCTAAATACAATAGAGTTACTAATAAATATATTTCTACTATAGATGAAGATGTAAAAAATGTGCTTCTAACTTATGATTGGCCAGGAAATGTGAGAGAGTTAGAAAATGTTATTGAATTGATGTTTAATATGAGTGGAAATAGCAGTGTATTAAATAAAAATCTATTGCCAGAGTCCCTTTTTAAAAGAGATGAAAATAAAAGTTTAGATTTTAAATTAAATGAAAAGGAAGAAAATAGTGAATTAGAGGATTTTGAAGTCATAGAAAAGAGATATATTTTAAAAGCTTTAGAAAAATATGGAGATACAACAGAGGCTAAAAAGAGTATTTCAGATAAAATGGGAATAGGCTTAACAACTTTATATAGAAAGATGAAAAAGTTTGGAATTAATTAA
- a CDS encoding HipA domain-containing protein, whose protein sequence is MFKLMCFNVFSHNRDDHSKNFTFLYLEDEKRWVLSPAYDLTYSFSIGGEHATTVNGNGKNPSLVDILAVAENIGIKKDEALNIATEIKGIVEKNLSYFLKKKR, encoded by the coding sequence ATGTTCAAACTTATGTGTTTCAATGTATTTTCTCATAATAGAGATGACCACTCTAAAAACTTTACCTTTCTCTATTTAGAAGATGAAAAAAGATGGGTTCTCTCTCCTGCTTATGACTTAACTTACAGTTTTTCTATTGGTGGAGAACATGCTACTACAGTCAATGGAAATGGAAAAAATCCATCTTTAGTTGATATATTAGCTGTAGCTGAAAATATTGGAATAAAAAAAGATGAAGCATTAAATATTGCCACTGAAATTAAAGGAATAGTTGAAAAAAATTTAAGTTATTTTCTTAAAAAGAAAAGGTAG
- a CDS encoding APC family permease: MEEKKEYGLFTAIAMIVGIVIGSGIFFKSDNILVYTNGSIIKGVAVFVIAAIGIIFGSLAIAVLATKTTKPGGVITYADEYAGGKVAGAFGWFQVFIYYPALLAVVSWIVGVYMCMLMGWEATPERMAIIGAVAFLGCYTINYFSALLGGFFQNFTTVSKVILIAVLAMAGFKYGDPQIISSSETLAQGSSLAWLGALAPIAFSYDGWVVSTSISHEIKNSKRNLPIALIVGPIFVLVAYILYFVGISILIGPEKIMELGDAHVNEAVTRLFGTAGAKVFLIFIILSVLGTLNGFTLGFLRMPYSLAIRNMFPMAEKVGYLEEGHHVPKFSAKIAFVITAIFIVINYVAQKYNLIPNSDISEIPIVASYILYIILYFCVIKLYRKGEVDGAIKGLIIPIIAILGSLIIIIGGLQNPMTFIYLGICTLVIIIAMLYLNKK; this comes from the coding sequence ATGGAAGAAAAGAAAGAATATGGGTTATTCACAGCTATAGCTATGATAGTTGGAATAGTTATAGGATCAGGAATATTTTTCAAAAGTGACAACATATTAGTATATACTAATGGGAGTATAATAAAAGGTGTAGCAGTTTTCGTTATAGCTGCTATAGGAATAATTTTTGGAAGTTTAGCAATAGCAGTACTAGCAACTAAAACAACAAAACCAGGAGGGGTTATTACCTATGCAGATGAGTATGCAGGAGGAAAAGTAGCTGGAGCGTTTGGGTGGTTTCAGGTATTTATCTATTATCCAGCATTATTAGCTGTAGTATCTTGGATAGTTGGTGTTTATATGTGTATGCTTATGGGGTGGGAAGCAACTCCAGAAAGAATGGCAATAATAGGAGCAGTAGCCTTTTTAGGTTGTTATACTATCAACTATTTTTCAGCACTATTAGGAGGATTTTTTCAAAACTTTACTACAGTATCAAAGGTTATACTTATAGCTGTTTTAGCAATGGCTGGATTTAAATATGGTGATCCTCAAATTATTTCAAGTTCAGAAACATTAGCTCAAGGGAGTTCATTAGCTTGGTTAGGAGCTTTAGCACCAATAGCTTTCTCATATGATGGATGGGTAGTTTCTACATCTATATCTCATGAGATAAAAAACTCTAAAAGAAATCTACCAATAGCTTTAATAGTAGGACCAATATTTGTATTAGTAGCTTATATTTTATACTTTGTAGGTATCAGTATTTTAATTGGACCTGAAAAGATAATGGAGTTAGGAGATGCTCATGTAAATGAAGCAGTTACAAGATTATTTGGAACAGCAGGGGCAAAAGTCTTTTTAATCTTTATAATTTTATCTGTATTGGGAACTCTTAATGGATTTACTTTAGGATTTTTAAGAATGCCATACTCTTTAGCTATTAGAAATATGTTTCCTATGGCTGAAAAAGTTGGATATTTAGAAGAGGGACACCATGTGCCTAAATTTTCTGCTAAGATAGCTTTTGTAATTACAGCTATTTTTATTGTCATAAACTATGTAGCTCAAAAATACAATCTAATACCTAATTCAGATATCTCTGAAATACCAATAGTAGCTAGTTACATTTTATATATAATACTTTATTTCTGTGTTATTAAGCTATATAGAAAAGGTGAAGTAGATGGAGCTATAAAGGGATTAATAATTCCAATAATAGCTATTTTAGGTTCATTAATAATAATTATAGGTGGATTACAAAATCCAATGACATTTATATATTTAGGAATCTGTACTTTAGTAATTATTATAGCTATGTTATATTTAAATAAAAAATAA
- a CDS encoding ACT domain-containing protein — MRGKYLIVDKTIVPDYFEKVIEVRNLLRDGKYQNVSEAVKVVGISRSTYYKYKDFVFLPSDREIGRKALISIMLEDKKGALSEILNFLYSMECNIITINQNIPINNVASVVISMDISDAQLPIEEILLKLKDVKYVVSSRLIALE, encoded by the coding sequence ATGAGAGGAAAGTATTTGATAGTAGATAAAACAATAGTTCCAGATTATTTTGAGAAAGTTATTGAAGTAAGAAATCTTTTAAGAGATGGGAAATATCAAAATGTTAGTGAAGCTGTAAAGGTTGTGGGAATAAGTAGAAGTACTTACTATAAATACAAGGATTTTGTATTTCTACCTTCAGATAGAGAGATTGGAAGAAAAGCTTTGATATCAATTATGCTTGAAGATAAGAAGGGCGCTCTTTCTGAGATATTGAATTTTTTGTATTCAATGGAGTGTAATATAATTACTATAAATCAAAATATACCTATTAATAATGTAGCTTCTGTAGTGATATCAATGGATATATCAGATGCTCAACTTCCAATAGAGGAGATACTGCTAAAATTAAAAGATGTAAAGTATGTAGTGAGTTCAAGGTTAATTGCTCTAGAGTAA
- a CDS encoding dicarboxylate/amino acid:cation symporter: MAKIKDSLIIKLILGVVVGLIIGLYCNEAVIGVIQSIKFVLGQLINFTVPLIILGFIAPAITKMKSNASKMLGVMLLLAYTSSVGAAFFSMIAGYTLIPKLNIVSTVEGLRELPEMIFKVEIPPVFSVMSALVLALFLGLAVVWTKSENFERLLDEFNEIMLKLVYAIIIPILPFFIASTFATLAYEGGITKQLPVFLKVVVIVLIGHFIWLTVLYTIGGAVSGKNPFSLLKFYGPAYLTAVGTMSSAATLPVALSCAKKSQVLDDDIANFAIPLGSTVHLCGSVLTEVFFVMTVSQVLYGEIPALGTMVLFIILLGIFAVGAPGVPGGTVMASLGIIISVLGFDDSGVALMLTIFALQDSFGTACNVVGDGALALMLNGIFKKDLAK, from the coding sequence ATGGCTAAAATTAAAGATAGCTTAATAATTAAGCTAATTCTAGGGGTTGTAGTAGGTCTTATTATAGGTCTTTATTGTAATGAGGCTGTGATTGGAGTAATTCAATCTATTAAATTTGTATTAGGACAGTTAATTAACTTTACTGTACCATTAATTATTTTAGGATTTATAGCACCAGCTATTACTAAGATGAAATCAAATGCAAGTAAGATGTTAGGAGTTATGTTATTATTAGCTTATACTTCTTCAGTTGGAGCAGCATTTTTCTCAATGATAGCAGGATATACTTTAATTCCTAAGTTAAATATTGTTTCTACTGTAGAAGGATTAAGAGAGTTACCAGAGATGATCTTTAAAGTTGAAATACCACCTGTATTTTCAGTTATGTCAGCTCTAGTTCTAGCACTTTTCTTAGGACTTGCAGTTGTTTGGACAAAATCAGAGAATTTTGAAAGACTATTAGATGAGTTTAATGAAATTATGTTAAAACTTGTTTATGCTATCATTATTCCTATACTACCATTCTTCATAGCTTCTACATTTGCTACATTAGCTTATGAAGGTGGAATTACAAAACAACTACCAGTATTCTTAAAAGTTGTAGTTATAGTTTTAATTGGACACTTTATCTGGTTAACAGTTCTATATACAATAGGTGGAGCTGTATCAGGAAAAAATCCATTTAGCTTATTAAAATTCTATGGACCAGCTTATTTAACAGCTGTAGGAACAATGTCATCAGCAGCTACACTACCAGTTGCATTAAGCTGTGCTAAAAAATCACAAGTTTTAGATGATGATATAGCTAACTTTGCTATTCCATTAGGATCAACAGTTCACCTTTGTGGATCAGTATTAACAGAAGTATTCTTCGTTATGACAGTATCACAAGTTCTATATGGAGAAATTCCAGCATTAGGAACAATGGTATTATTCATAATCTTATTAGGAATATTTGCTGTTGGAGCACCTGGAGTTCCTGGAGGAACAGTAATGGCTTCACTTGGAATTATCATATCTGTACTTGGATTTGATGATAGTGGAGTTGCATTAATGCTTACAATATTCGCTTTACAAGATAGTTTCGGAACTGCTTGTAACGTAGTTGGAGATGGAGCTTTAGCACTTATGTTAAATGGAATCTTCAAAAAAGATTTAGCTAAATAA
- the nagE gene encoding N-acetylglucosamine-specific PTS transporter subunit IIBC, whose product MFNYLQKIGKALMVPVAVLPAAAILMGIGYWIDPTGWGANSQLAAFLIKAGAAIIDNMPILFAVGVAFGLSKDKNGAAALAGLVAFEVVTTLLSVGAVAQMTGVPADQVSPAFGKINNQFVGILCGVVAGELYNKFHTLELPKFLAFFSGKRFVPIITSVVMLVVSFILLYIWPVIYSGLVGFGISIAKLGPIGAGVYGFFNRLLIPVGLHHALNSVFWFNVAGINDIGRFWGDPAAAYAGLPAAVEGSYHVGMYQAGFFPIMMFGLLGACFAFIKTAKPANQQKIKSIMLAAGFASFFTGVTEPIEFAFMFVAPALYVVHAVLTGISVFLAASFNWMAGFGFSAGLVDFVLSLRNPNASSPIMLLVLGVIFFVIYYVVFTFAINKFNLATPGREDEEVVEIVAEGGASAHAVVAAALLPLLGGKENLVSIDNCATRLRLEVVDGAKVNDAEIKKVAAGIMKRGNAVQVIIGPHVEFVATELKKLV is encoded by the coding sequence ATGTTTAACTACTTACAAAAAATTGGTAAAGCATTAATGGTTCCAGTAGCAGTTCTACCAGCTGCAGCTATCCTTATGGGAATCGGATACTGGATCGACCCTACAGGTTGGGGTGCAAATAGCCAACTTGCTGCTTTCTTAATTAAAGCTGGGGCTGCTATCATCGATAACATGCCTATTCTATTTGCTGTTGGTGTTGCTTTTGGTCTTTCAAAAGATAAAAATGGTGCTGCTGCTTTAGCAGGATTAGTTGCTTTTGAAGTTGTTACTACTTTACTTTCAGTTGGGGCTGTTGCTCAAATGACAGGAGTTCCTGCAGATCAAGTTTCTCCTGCTTTTGGTAAGATCAACAACCAATTCGTTGGTATTCTTTGTGGGGTTGTAGCTGGAGAATTATACAATAAATTCCACACTTTAGAACTTCCTAAGTTCTTAGCTTTCTTCAGCGGAAAAAGATTTGTACCAATTATAACTTCTGTAGTTATGTTAGTAGTTTCATTCATTTTATTATACATTTGGCCAGTTATTTACTCTGGATTAGTTGGATTCGGAATCTCTATTGCTAAATTAGGTCCAATAGGAGCTGGAGTTTATGGATTCTTCAACAGATTATTAATCCCTGTTGGATTACACCACGCTCTAAACTCTGTTTTCTGGTTTAACGTTGCTGGTATTAATGATATTGGAAGATTCTGGGGAGACCCTGCTGCTGCTTATGCTGGATTACCTGCTGCAGTTGAAGGATCTTACCATGTTGGAATGTATCAAGCTGGATTCTTCCCTATTATGATGTTTGGATTATTAGGTGCTTGTTTCGCTTTCATTAAAACTGCTAAACCTGCTAACCAACAAAAAATAAAATCTATCATGTTAGCTGCTGGATTTGCTAGCTTCTTTACAGGAGTTACAGAACCTATCGAATTTGCTTTCATGTTTGTTGCTCCAGCATTATATGTAGTTCACGCTGTATTAACTGGTATCTCTGTATTCTTAGCTGCTTCATTTAACTGGATGGCTGGATTTGGATTCTCTGCAGGATTAGTTGACTTCGTATTATCTCTACGTAACCCTAATGCTAGCAGCCCAATAATGTTACTAGTTCTTGGAGTAATCTTCTTTGTAATCTACTATGTAGTATTTACATTTGCTATTAACAAATTTAACTTAGCAACTCCAGGAAGAGAAGATGAAGAAGTTGTTGAAATAGTAGCAGAAGGTGGAGCATCAGCTCACGCTGTTGTAGCAGCAGCTCTATTACCTCTATTAGGAGGAAAAGAAAACTTAGTATCAATTGACAACTGTGCAACAAGATTAAGACTAGAAGTAGTTGATGGTGCTAAAGTAAATGATGCAGAAATTAAAAAAGTGGCAGCAGGAATTATGAAAAGAGGAAATGCAGTTCAAGTTATAATTGGACCACATGTAGAATTTGTTGCTACTGAATTAAAAAAATTAGTATAG
- a CDS encoding L-serine ammonia-lyase, iron-sulfur-dependent, subunit alpha, with the protein MEKVTEKVLSILEEELVPAEGCTEPIAIAYAAAKLTNILGNVPEKIDAYLSGNIVKNVKSVKIPNSEGMVGIEASTAMGAILGDSTKELMVIAHVDKSRLPEVRKYIEDRKVRVHLNEGDVKLYIRLEGTYGNDTATVEIQHYHTNITKIVKNGVEIKGCSCDEVCSGDVMTDRTFLSVELIYNFAKTIDLSLIEATFQKVIDYNSAIANEGLTNTYGIAIGKTIKEGMEEGVYGNDLRNKMASFASAGSDARMNGCSLPVVTTSGSGNQGMTCSLPVIKFCQEKGLSKEEMIRGLFFSHMTTIHIKSNIGRLSAYCGAICASAGVAGAISFLSGLSLEQIGYAIETTLGTMSGVICDGAKSSCATKIASGISAAFDAYYAASKNRKFEFGEGIVGKDVEKTIKHVGILGQDGMKVTDEVILDIMIKNI; encoded by the coding sequence ATGGAAAAAGTAACAGAGAAAGTTTTAAGTATTCTTGAAGAGGAGCTTGTTCCTGCAGAAGGGTGTACAGAGCCAATAGCTATCGCTTATGCTGCTGCTAAATTAACAAATATTTTAGGAAACGTACCAGAAAAAATTGATGCATATCTTTCAGGAAATATAGTAAAAAATGTTAAAAGTGTAAAAATTCCTAACTCTGAAGGAATGGTAGGAATTGAAGCTTCTACAGCTATGGGAGCTATCTTAGGAGATAGTACAAAAGAACTTATGGTTATTGCTCATGTAGATAAATCTCGTTTACCAGAAGTAAGAAAATATATAGAAGATAGAAAAGTTAGAGTACATTTAAATGAAGGAGATGTAAAATTATACATAAGATTAGAGGGAACTTATGGTAATGATACAGCAACTGTTGAAATTCAACACTATCACACTAATATAACAAAAATAGTAAAAAATGGTGTAGAAATTAAAGGATGTTCTTGTGATGAAGTTTGTTCTGGAGATGTAATGACAGATAGAACTTTCCTTTCTGTAGAATTAATCTATAACTTTGCAAAAACAATAGATCTTTCTTTAATAGAAGCAACTTTCCAAAAAGTAATTGACTATAACTCTGCTATTGCTAATGAAGGATTAACTAATACTTACGGAATTGCTATAGGAAAAACTATAAAAGAGGGAATGGAAGAGGGAGTTTATGGAAACGACCTAAGAAATAAAATGGCTAGCTTTGCAAGTGCAGGAAGTGACGCTAGAATGAATGGATGTTCATTACCAGTAGTTACTACAAGTGGAAGTGGAAACCAAGGAATGACTTGTTCATTACCAGTAATTAAATTCTGTCAAGAAAAAGGATTATCAAAAGAAGAGATGATAAGAGGATTATTCTTCTCTCATATGACAACTATCCATATTAAATCTAATATAGGAAGATTATCAGCTTACTGTGGAGCTATTTGTGCAAGTGCTGGGGTAGCTGGAGCAATCTCATTCCTATCAGGATTATCATTAGAGCAAATTGGATATGCAATAGAAACAACTTTAGGAACAATGTCAGGAGTAATCTGTGACGGAGCTAAAAGTTCATGTGCTACTAAGATAGCAAGTGGAATTTCAGCAGCTTTTGATGCTTACTATGCAGCTTCTAAAAATAGAAAGTTTGAATTTGGAGAGGGAATAGTAGGAAAAGATGTTGAAAAAACTATAAAACATGTGGGAATATTAGGTCAAGATGGAATGAAGGTAACAGATGAGGTTATCTTAGATATAATGATTAAAAATATTTAA
- the sstT gene encoding serine/threonine transporter SstT, whose product MREVYEKWIGISLIKRIIVGILLGMLLVTVAPEKASGVIILGDLFVGALKAIAPVLVFFLVMAAVLQHKKGQKTNMKSIVVLYLLGTFLAAVVAVIGTFIFPVELILKAAEGSVVPPENIYGVLKGLLMNLVDNPVNALLKGNYIGILFWSVLFGMFLREGKESTKQALVDISEVVLKTVRTVIEFAPFGIMGLIFNSMKTSGFASLLAYGKLIVLLLGCMAFVIFVVNPLISWFMIRQNPFPLVFKCLKYSGVTAFFTRSSAANIPVNMSLCEDLGLDKDVYSVSIPLGATINMAGAAITISVFALSAAHTLDIHVDIFSAILLSVLSAISACGASGVAGGSLLLIPLACSLFGIPNDIAMQVVGVGFIIGVIQDSCETALNSSTDVLFTSIAEYANWRKEGKAITFEKLESVK is encoded by the coding sequence ATGAGAGAAGTTTATGAAAAATGGATTGGAATTAGTTTAATAAAGAGAATAATAGTAGGAATTTTATTGGGAATGCTTTTAGTTACAGTAGCCCCTGAAAAAGCTAGTGGTGTTATTATTTTAGGAGATCTATTTGTTGGAGCATTGAAAGCTATTGCCCCTGTACTTGTATTTTTCTTAGTTATGGCTGCTGTATTACAACATAAAAAAGGTCAAAAAACAAATATGAAATCAATAGTTGTTCTTTATCTTTTAGGAACATTTTTAGCTGCTGTTGTAGCTGTTATTGGAACTTTTATCTTCCCTGTTGAGCTTATTTTAAAGGCAGCTGAAGGTTCTGTAGTTCCTCCTGAAAATATATATGGAGTTTTAAAAGGATTACTTATGAATCTAGTAGATAATCCAGTAAATGCTCTTTTAAAAGGAAATTATATAGGAATACTTTTCTGGAGTGTACTTTTTGGAATGTTTTTAAGAGAGGGAAAAGAGAGTACAAAACAAGCTCTTGTAGATATTTCTGAAGTAGTTTTAAAAACAGTTAGAACTGTAATAGAATTTGCACCATTTGGTATTATGGGACTTATTTTTAACTCAATGAAAACTAGTGGATTTGCTAGCTTACTAGCTTATGGTAAACTAATTGTTCTTTTACTTGGTTGTATGGCTTTTGTTATTTTTGTTGTAAACCCTTTAATTTCTTGGTTTATGATTAGACAAAATCCTTTCCCATTAGTATTTAAATGTTTAAAATATAGTGGTGTTACTGCTTTCTTCACTAGAAGTTCTGCTGCTAATATTCCTGTAAATATGAGCCTTTGTGAAGATTTAGGACTAGATAAAGATGTTTACTCTGTGTCTATTCCTCTTGGAGCTACTATCAATATGGCTGGAGCTGCTATTACAATATCTGTATTCGCACTAAGTGCTGCTCATACTTTAGATATTCATGTGGATATATTCTCAGCTATACTTCTAAGTGTTCTTTCAGCTATTAGTGCTTGTGGAGCTTCAGGAGTTGCTGGTGGATCATTACTACTTATCCCACTAGCATGTAGCTTATTTGGTATCCCTAATGATATAGCTATGCAAGTTGTTGGAGTTGGATTTATAATTGGAGTTATTCAAGACTCTTGTGAAACTGCTTTAAACTCATCTACTGACGTATTATTTACAAGTATTGCTGAATATGCTAACTGGAGAAAAGAGGGAAAAGCTATAACTTTTGAGAAATTAGAAAGTGTAAAATAG
- a CDS encoding DNA-binding protein: MGRENELKSKIEYQKECEEYLKKKLDKLPEFEKQLMEELEEKYGLWVTVEKAMKILGKSRSTIYKYKDDNAFIYRQNERKIMIYTKSLILVL, encoded by the coding sequence ATGGGTAGAGAAAATGAACTAAAAAGTAAAATAGAGTATCAAAAGGAATGTGAAGAGTATTTAAAAAAGAAATTGGATAAACTGCCAGAATTTGAAAAGCAGTTAATGGAGGAGTTAGAGGAAAAATATGGGCTGTGGGTAACTGTGGAAAAAGCTATGAAAATATTAGGAAAAAGTAGAAGTACCATATATAAGTATAAAGATGATAATGCCTTTATATATAGACAAAATGAGAGAAAGATAATGATATATACAAAAAGTTTAATACTAGTGTTGTAA